Proteins encoded together in one Desulfosporosinus meridiei DSM 13257 window:
- a CDS encoding NAD(P)/FAD-dependent oxidoreductase gives MNEYDVIVVGGGAAGMMAAGQAASEGARVLLLEKKERLGRKIAISGKGRCNITNVENVSDFISHYPGNGRFLHGILRDFDNVALREFLANYGVETKVERGGRVFPVSDDAEKIVEAFIIFLKKMGVIIKSGISVEEVLVEDGHVVGVTGNGQKYSAPHVVICTGGASYPATGSNGDGFRFARKLGHSVITPRPALVPLKAAEGWVKELQGLSLRNVEASLWIGGKKQHSEFGEMLFTHFGVSGPIILTLSRQAGDALREGKKVQLKINLKPALTNEQLDLRVQRDFQKYSNKQSKNAFDDLMPQSLIPVLIRLSGINPDGVVHQISREERKALVKLLQELSITITDTLSMETAIVTAGGINVKEINPKTMASKCVEGLFWAGEVVDVDGITGGYNLQAAFAMGYRAGRAAGNVIG, from the coding sequence ATGAACGAGTATGATGTTATTGTAGTTGGCGGTGGCGCTGCCGGTATGATGGCTGCCGGACAAGCAGCCAGCGAAGGCGCAAGAGTTCTGCTTTTAGAAAAGAAGGAACGTTTAGGGCGAAAAATTGCGATTTCAGGTAAAGGACGCTGCAATATAACCAATGTTGAAAATGTGTCCGATTTTATAAGCCATTACCCTGGAAATGGCCGCTTTTTGCATGGAATTTTGAGAGATTTTGATAATGTGGCCTTGAGAGAGTTTCTTGCTAATTATGGCGTTGAGACCAAGGTTGAGCGAGGAGGAAGAGTTTTTCCCGTCTCGGATGATGCGGAAAAGATTGTTGAAGCATTTATTATCTTTCTTAAGAAAATGGGGGTTATTATTAAATCCGGTATTAGTGTAGAAGAGGTTCTGGTTGAAGATGGGCATGTGGTTGGAGTAACAGGAAATGGACAAAAGTACTCAGCTCCCCATGTGGTTATTTGTACGGGTGGGGCTTCATATCCAGCAACCGGTTCAAATGGGGATGGATTCCGATTCGCTCGAAAACTAGGACATTCAGTTATTACCCCCAGACCGGCGTTGGTTCCGCTTAAAGCGGCAGAGGGTTGGGTTAAAGAACTGCAAGGGCTTTCTTTGCGCAATGTGGAGGCTTCCTTATGGATTGGAGGAAAGAAACAGCATTCGGAATTCGGGGAAATGTTGTTCACCCATTTTGGAGTGTCTGGCCCCATTATTTTGACCTTGAGCCGACAAGCCGGGGATGCCCTTCGTGAGGGGAAGAAAGTCCAATTAAAAATTAATCTTAAACCAGCCTTAACTAATGAGCAATTAGATCTTCGAGTTCAGCGGGATTTTCAAAAGTATAGCAATAAACAGAGTAAAAATGCCTTTGATGATCTTATGCCGCAAAGTTTGATACCTGTCTTAATCCGCCTGAGTGGGATAAACCCAGATGGGGTAGTTCATCAAATTAGCCGGGAAGAACGCAAGGCTTTGGTTAAATTGTTGCAGGAATTATCGATTACTATTACAGACACCCTTTCTATGGAAACTGCTATAGTAACTGCCGGGGGAATTAATGTCAAAGAAATTAATCCCAAAACCATGGCTTCGAAATGTGTTGAAGGACTCTTTTGGGCCGGTGAAGTTGTGGATGTTGATGGGATAACAGGCGGGTATAACCTCCAGGCTGCTTTTGCCATGGGTTATAGAGCTGGCCGGGCGGCAGGAAATGTTATAGGATAG
- a CDS encoding 4Fe-4S binding protein gives MTCQMVYHNGNCLNTKRPYARSCKLCIESCPHQAISNYRELDTKSCTECGVCMAVCPSGGFVDHSIDKFYQYLQEAEEIVLNCPKAVPGGFEIPCLGMLDRDSWMTLMLLAKEKSATISTGSCADCPDRQACAISVEAFKGVHADWPTHPVIHIKVRPDQGSGEGHEASINKAPGSGVQKDRTLGWREKSREKIEEWLPSLTADETYHIPKSRQWLIEAFEASSEEKIPFQAISIADSCTSCGVCAAICPQGALQKREEMNSASNEEDLTKEDRITSLRLIFEPMKCVQCHRCVETCRSQALTFNYQPLSHKLITGKILVHEGSPKYCNQCGKRIFDNGDLCLVCATSGPEGGGFFTR, from the coding sequence ATGACATGTCAAATGGTTTATCACAACGGTAATTGTCTTAACACAAAAAGACCCTATGCTCGTTCCTGTAAGCTATGTATTGAGAGTTGTCCCCATCAAGCTATCTCAAACTATCGTGAGCTTGATACTAAGAGTTGTACAGAATGCGGAGTTTGTATGGCTGTCTGCCCAAGTGGCGGCTTTGTAGATCATTCCATCGACAAATTCTATCAATATCTCCAAGAGGCTGAAGAAATTGTATTGAATTGTCCAAAAGCAGTCCCCGGTGGTTTTGAAATACCTTGTTTGGGAATGCTGGATAGGGATAGCTGGATGACCCTAATGCTGTTAGCCAAGGAAAAATCGGCAACAATTAGCACAGGATCATGTGCAGACTGTCCTGATCGCCAGGCATGTGCAATTAGCGTTGAGGCCTTTAAAGGGGTTCATGCGGACTGGCCGACACATCCTGTGATTCATATCAAGGTTCGACCGGATCAAGGGTCTGGGGAGGGGCATGAGGCTAGTATTAATAAGGCGCCCGGGTCAGGCGTTCAAAAGGACAGAACCTTGGGATGGAGGGAGAAAAGTCGGGAAAAGATCGAGGAATGGCTGCCGAGCCTAACGGCAGATGAGACTTATCATATCCCAAAATCTCGTCAGTGGCTCATTGAAGCCTTCGAGGCTTCCTCAGAAGAGAAGATTCCCTTTCAGGCTATTTCAATTGCGGATTCCTGTACAAGCTGCGGAGTCTGTGCAGCAATATGTCCTCAGGGAGCTTTACAGAAGCGGGAAGAAATGAACTCAGCCTCTAATGAGGAAGATTTGACCAAAGAAGATAGAATCACATCCCTGCGGCTGATTTTTGAACCTATGAAGTGTGTTCAATGCCATCGCTGTGTAGAGACCTGTCGTTCTCAGGCCTTAACCTTTAATTATCAACCATTGTCTCATAAACTAATAACCGGTAAAATACTAGTCCACGAAGGCAGCCCCAAGTATTGTAACCAATGCGGTAAACGCATTTTCGATAATGGAGACTTGTGTTTGGTTTGCGCTACAAGTGGTCCTGAAGGTGGAGGTTTTTTTACTCGCTAA